The following coding sequences are from one Rhodobiaceae bacterium window:
- the pimB gene encoding GDP-mannose-dependent alpha-(1-6)-phosphatidylinositol monomannoside mannosyltransferase, whose amino-acid sequence MSQALENQALAPVVEPVETADRQDATIEAINGDRALRILLPSYRSNPTTGGQGVYMRHISKALVELGHHVDVISGPPYPDLDPRVGLIKLPSLDLYATPHPIRAFRPWMLKSKIDLFEWWSHNWGGFPEPYTFGERLAEYMVDKIDQYDVMHDNQTLCWGMLKVRDMGLPVAGTIHHPITMDKRIDIAAMPNPWMKFLKWRWYTFLNMQMKVAHELDPIIVVSESTRQDVNKDFGLPLDTMQVVHHGINHLQFHPMPEVKRVDNRLIVCASADVPLKGLIFLIRAYDKLLKERPDLELHVIGKLRDGPTKKELKRRGLMDKVTFISGMSDDDITRAYAEATMVISPSVYEGFGFPAGEAMSCGAPVIATTGGSLPEVVGDAGIVVEHSNPEALAEAIADLLDNPEKRDELGRKARQRVLDHFKWERTARQVVDIYRQAMQDADNRLQQAGA is encoded by the coding sequence ATGTCGCAGGCGCTGGAAAACCAGGCCCTCGCTCCTGTTGTCGAGCCGGTCGAGACGGCCGATCGCCAGGATGCCACCATTGAAGCTATTAATGGCGACCGAGCTCTGCGGATCTTGCTGCCGAGCTATCGATCCAACCCAACCACCGGCGGCCAGGGCGTCTATATGCGCCACATCTCAAAGGCACTCGTCGAGCTGGGTCATCATGTTGATGTGATCTCAGGCCCGCCCTACCCCGATCTCGATCCCCGCGTTGGCCTGATCAAACTGCCCTCTCTTGACCTCTATGCGACACCACACCCGATCCGGGCTTTCCGCCCTTGGATGCTGAAGTCAAAAATCGACCTCTTTGAATGGTGGAGCCACAATTGGGGCGGCTTCCCAGAGCCCTACACGTTCGGCGAACGCCTTGCGGAATATATGGTCGACAAGATCGACCAATATGATGTCATGCATGACAACCAGACACTCTGCTGGGGCATGCTGAAAGTGCGCGATATGGGCCTGCCTGTCGCTGGCACGATCCATCACCCGATCACCATGGACAAACGCATCGATATTGCTGCAATGCCAAATCCCTGGATGAAATTCCTGAAATGGCGCTGGTACACCTTCCTCAACATGCAAATGAAGGTCGCCCACGAGCTTGACCCAATCATCGTTGTGTCGGAAAGCACCCGCCAGGATGTGAACAAAGACTTCGGCCTACCGCTGGATACGATGCAGGTGGTCCACCACGGCATCAACCATCTTCAGTTCCATCCAATGCCGGAAGTAAAGCGCGTCGACAATCGCTTGATCGTTTGTGCGAGCGCCGATGTGCCGCTCAAAGGCTTAATCTTCCTGATCCGGGCATACGACAAGCTCCTCAAAGAGCGTCCCGACCTGGAACTCCACGTCATCGGCAAGCTCCGCGATGGACCGACCAAGAAAGAACTGAAGCGGCGCGGTCTTATGGACAAGGTGACCTTCATCTCTGGCATGAGCGATGATGACATCACCCGTGCCTATGCCGAAGCAACCATGGTGATCTCACCTTCTGTCTATGAAGGCTTCGGATTCCCCGCGGGCGAGGCCATGTCCTGCGGTGCGCCTGTTATCGCGACAACCGGCGGCTCCTTGCCAGAAGTTGTCGGCGATGCCGGTATCGTTGTAGAACACTCAAATCCAGAAGCACTGGCCGAGGCCATTGCAGACCTTCTCGACAATCCAGAAAAACGCGACGAACTGGGCCGCAAAGCCCGCCAGCGTGTGCTCGACCATTTCAAATGGGAACGGACCGCGCGCCAAGTCGTCGATATTTACCGTCAGGCCATGCAAGATGCAGACAATAGACTTCAACAAGCTGGGGCTTGA
- a CDS encoding putative epoxidase LasC: MAGENILVIGAGIAGLNAALALSQPGRNVTLIERDPPPPDASADAAFDIWERRGVGHLRHSHAFLARLYLLLREKYPDLLQELLDAGCRELRFEDGIPNTLREGYIPEPEDDDLTILTSRRTTLEFIMRRYAATLPGITFMTGTRVKGLRQERATDGTPMITGVTIDNQGQDQTLTADLVIDAGGKNALGMDWLKTSGIQVRQDVEGAGILYYTRHYRLRPGQEEPPRGKLPSAADLGYIKFGIFPADNGCFSITLAVPEVEMELRRRIVHPEVFDTVCRAIPGMEPWIEEERTEPKSKVYGMGELKSQWRHLIENDKPVVLNYFPMGDNLIRTNPLYGRGCSFAAVEAQALARALDATDDPAERARQYHAEVTREVRPYYDSMLKQDRAAIRRAANGLNPNYEAGFKARLAKSFIEDAINIALRSDVDLLREAMHGFHMLSHPDAWLKKPKNFFKVMRVWARGKKRNKAYYLPRIGPNRKEMFELLDLSPTVDWDTYNKAA, translated from the coding sequence GTGGCTGGAGAAAATATCCTCGTGATCGGCGCCGGGATAGCGGGGCTGAATGCCGCGCTGGCGCTAAGTCAACCTGGGCGCAACGTCACGCTGATAGAGCGTGACCCACCGCCACCTGATGCATCCGCAGACGCTGCCTTCGACATATGGGAACGCCGCGGTGTTGGCCACCTACGCCACAGCCATGCCTTTCTCGCGCGCCTCTATCTGCTTCTGCGCGAAAAATATCCAGACCTGCTGCAGGAGCTTCTCGATGCCGGGTGTCGCGAACTCCGCTTTGAAGACGGCATCCCCAACACCCTGCGTGAAGGTTACATTCCCGAGCCAGAGGACGACGACCTCACCATCTTGACCAGCAGACGCACCACGCTTGAATTCATCATGCGACGGTATGCTGCCACCCTGCCCGGCATCACCTTCATGACGGGCACACGTGTCAAAGGCTTAAGGCAGGAGCGCGCGACTGACGGCACGCCCATGATCACCGGCGTGACAATAGACAATCAAGGACAGGACCAAACACTCACCGCTGACTTGGTCATTGACGCGGGCGGTAAGAACGCGTTGGGCATGGACTGGCTGAAGACCTCGGGCATCCAGGTACGCCAGGACGTCGAGGGCGCCGGCATCCTCTACTACACACGCCATTACCGTTTGCGCCCGGGTCAAGAGGAGCCACCCAGGGGCAAACTGCCAAGTGCGGCTGACCTCGGTTACATCAAGTTTGGCATCTTCCCAGCTGACAATGGATGCTTCTCCATCACGCTGGCGGTGCCTGAGGTGGAGATGGAGCTCCGCCGCCGCATCGTTCACCCGGAAGTTTTTGACACTGTCTGCCGTGCGATCCCTGGCATGGAGCCTTGGATTGAAGAAGAACGCACGGAACCCAAATCCAAGGTCTATGGAATGGGGGAGCTCAAGAGCCAATGGCGGCATCTCATCGAAAATGACAAGCCAGTGGTGCTCAACTATTTCCCCATGGGCGACAATCTCATCCGCACGAACCCGCTCTACGGGCGTGGCTGTTCATTCGCTGCTGTTGAGGCACAAGCCCTTGCCCGCGCTCTCGACGCAACGGACGACCCGGCTGAACGCGCACGCCAATATCATGCAGAAGTCACAAGGGAAGTCCGTCCCTACTATGACAGCATGTTGAAACAGGATCGCGCCGCTATCCGTCGAGCTGCGAACGGCTTGAACCCGAACTATGAAGCGGGCTTCAAAGCACGCCTTGCCAAGAGCTTCATTGAAGACGCCATCAATATCGCGCTTCGGTCAGATGTTGATCTGCTGCGCGAAGCCATGCACGGGTTCCACATGCTGAGCCACCCGGATGCCTGGCTCAAAAAACCAAAAAACTTTTTCAAAGTGATGCGCGTCTGGGCCCGCGGCAAAAAGCGCAACAAAGCCTATTATCTGCCGCGCATCGGTCCAAACCGCAAAGAGATGTTTGAGCTTCTCGATCTCTCCCCTACGGTGGACTGGGACACATACAATAAGGCGGCGTGA
- a CDS encoding hypothetical protein (domain of unknown function (DUF4281)) — translation MTPDLIFLIATYGIMPFWLLLALAPKWAFTQTLVHSALIPIVIGIGYTFYVATGAFSVEGGGFGSLEALMIAFTVPEAVIAGWLHYLVFDLFVGAWEVRDAQKRGINHWLVVPCLFFTLMLGPVGLLLYIALRFVTRKGGWALDQAENPA, via the coding sequence ATGACACCTGACCTAATCTTTCTGATCGCAACCTATGGCATCATGCCCTTCTGGCTGTTGCTGGCGCTCGCACCCAAATGGGCGTTCACCCAAACGCTGGTGCACAGCGCGCTGATTCCGATTGTTATCGGCATTGGCTACACGTTTTATGTGGCGACCGGTGCCTTCAGCGTGGAGGGTGGCGGCTTTGGCTCTCTGGAAGCGCTCATGATCGCCTTCACCGTGCCCGAAGCGGTGATTGCCGGATGGCTCCACTATCTCGTGTTCGACCTTTTTGTCGGCGCTTGGGAAGTCCGAGACGCACAAAAGCGCGGCATCAATCACTGGCTTGTTGTGCCCTGTCTCTTCTTCACACTGATGTTGGGACCTGTCGGGCTTCTCCTCTACATCGCGCTTCGCTTCGTCACACGCAAAGGCGGCTGGGCCCTGGACCAAGCAGAGAACCCGGCCTGA
- a CDS encoding methyltransferase domain protein translates to MTGVTLPIDIETIKGFLDPAEGNALYRAAREVSGQGACLEVGSYCGKSTVYYGLACQETGSVLYALDHHLGSEENQAGWEHHDPSLADAETGMLNTFPLFRRTLRIAKLEDSVIPLVAPSTVAARHWATPLAMVFIDGGHALEHALNDYRLWAPKIIPGGILAIHDVFPDPKDGGQAPYEIYKMAIASQLFEEIETVKSLRLLRRLGEGPLSK, encoded by the coding sequence ATGACTGGTGTGACGCTTCCTATCGACATTGAAACCATCAAGGGATTTCTTGACCCAGCTGAAGGCAATGCACTTTATCGTGCGGCGCGTGAGGTCAGTGGGCAGGGCGCTTGTCTGGAGGTTGGGTCCTATTGCGGGAAGTCCACGGTGTATTATGGGCTTGCTTGTCAGGAAACAGGATCGGTTCTCTATGCCCTGGACCATCATCTGGGGTCAGAAGAGAACCAGGCGGGGTGGGAGCATCACGACCCCTCTCTCGCGGATGCAGAGACTGGCATGCTCAACACGTTTCCGCTGTTTCGCCGAACGCTTCGCATCGCCAAGCTTGAAGACAGTGTTATTCCACTGGTGGCGCCATCGACGGTAGCGGCGCGCCATTGGGCAACGCCGCTTGCGATGGTGTTTATCGATGGGGGACATGCGCTGGAGCATGCGCTCAATGACTATCGTCTGTGGGCGCCGAAGATAATTCCAGGCGGTATTCTTGCCATTCATGATGTGTTCCCAGATCCGAAGGACGGGGGACAGGCACCTTATGAGATCTACAAGATGGCGATTGCATCGCAGCTCTTTGAAGAGATCGAAACCGTGAAGTCGCTGCGATTACTCCGCCGCCTCGGCGAGGGTCCGCTCAGCAAATAG
- a CDS encoding KAP family P-loop domain protein, whose protein sequence is MSAAEKYWEHDKLGRKQDAEFLIKFLKQRVIERDELGNSRSYVLNLDAAWGGGKTFFLKGVQDLLEDQGHLVAYVDAWKDDFAEDPMIAVMAAIDEPVTRFIQNHELLAKTWKNIRSSVANIAVTVGKGAANQLLKKLTGEAADEIRGQLSELIASDPEANDNFKVVADALKAGLTEAVDKVVAFKNEQSEIAKFRSDLAALLDQIRQQGIANVPLFVLVDELDRCRPTYAISMLERVKHLFDVDGVVFIIATNSEQLRHSINSVYGEKFSSGRYLSRFFDRTFRFRRPSQDEFLNSLFERHQLPPELFSSPPNNDHVAFFVNVASEYDLSLRDIEQCFDMLKSIVSTWPYDTQIEMVVLLPLIVFWQQKEEAFLDVLVDREAQQRLVDVYGSSEQSIQFEGYDGQGNKQKAHENVTNLFVRVAIGANSSFREHETSGYGGDPEQRWRQDIFEREYQMTQNESGVGLGSLSKLRMYPDLVRSVGMLVNEVR, encoded by the coding sequence ATGTCAGCTGCAGAAAAGTACTGGGAGCATGACAAGCTTGGTAGAAAACAGGATGCCGAGTTTCTCATCAAATTTTTGAAGCAGAGAGTCATAGAGCGTGACGAGCTTGGGAATTCGCGCTCTTACGTTCTCAATCTAGATGCGGCGTGGGGAGGCGGTAAGACCTTTTTTTTGAAGGGCGTTCAAGATTTGTTGGAGGATCAGGGGCACTTGGTTGCCTATGTTGATGCATGGAAAGATGATTTTGCAGAGGATCCGATGATCGCTGTGATGGCCGCAATAGATGAACCGGTGACGAGATTTATTCAAAATCATGAGTTACTTGCGAAGACGTGGAAGAATATCCGAAGTTCTGTTGCAAATATTGCCGTGACGGTTGGCAAGGGTGCTGCAAATCAATTGCTGAAGAAACTCACCGGGGAGGCTGCCGATGAAATTCGAGGTCAGCTTAGCGAGTTGATTGCGTCAGATCCGGAAGCGAATGACAATTTCAAGGTGGTTGCCGACGCGCTGAAAGCTGGGTTGACTGAGGCAGTTGATAAGGTCGTCGCGTTCAAGAACGAGCAATCCGAGATCGCAAAATTTAGGTCAGATCTTGCTGCTTTATTGGATCAGATACGACAACAAGGGATAGCTAATGTCCCCTTGTTTGTGCTCGTTGATGAGTTGGATCGTTGTCGTCCGACATATGCGATCTCAATGCTCGAGAGAGTTAAACACCTATTCGATGTTGATGGTGTTGTGTTCATTATCGCAACAAATAGTGAGCAACTGAGGCATTCAATAAACTCAGTATATGGTGAAAAATTTTCCTCAGGGCGATATCTATCTCGGTTTTTCGATAGAACTTTTCGGTTTCGAAGGCCCTCCCAAGATGAGTTTTTGAATTCATTGTTCGAGCGACATCAGTTGCCGCCTGAGCTGTTCTCGTCTCCACCCAACAATGATCATGTAGCGTTTTTTGTTAATGTGGCTTCCGAATATGACCTGTCGCTTCGGGATATCGAGCAGTGTTTTGACATGCTCAAGTCGATTGTAAGTACCTGGCCGTATGATACCCAAATTGAGATGGTTGTGCTGCTGCCATTGATTGTGTTCTGGCAGCAAAAGGAAGAGGCATTTTTGGATGTGTTAGTCGACAGAGAGGCTCAACAGCGGCTCGTTGATGTTTATGGAAGCTCTGAGCAGTCAATTCAGTTTGAGGGGTATGATGGGCAAGGTAACAAACAGAAAGCCCACGAAAATGTAACCAATCTATTTGTACGGGTTGCTATTGGGGCCAATAGTTCCTTTCGCGAGCACGAGACTTCTGGATACGGCGGTGATCCTGAACAAAGGTGGCGCCAAGATATTTTTGAACGCGAATATCAGATGACTCAGAACGAAAGTGGTGTGGGATTGGGTTCGCTTTCAAAACTGCGCATGTACCCGGATCTAGTGCGATCTGTTGGAATGCTGGTAAATGAAGTGAGATGA
- a CDS encoding oligosaccharide amylase (oligosac_amyl) — translation MTLLTKGDRLPDDFFKGSIARIKELQRDNGAIPWFDGGVIDPWNHTEAAMGLAVLGEMQAAERAYAYLMDTQLDDGSWWGELGSAVPMDEEEQCYTGGEEGAGKPVRDTNFAAYIATGAWHHFLLTGDKTFLTDIWPHVKKAMEFILDHQTEHGDIRWAADDPHTPEDDALITGCSSIYKSLECAIHIARQMNEPSRDWTIARQRLGEALRDKPHRFDRTWEPKTRYSMDWYYPVLAGVLTGDAAVKRLDWKWDTFVAEGKGCRCVIDEPWVTVAESAELVMALLVSGQRKKAEQLLSWQHQWRSDCGAYWMGFQFEDKVAWPQERPAWTAAAVILATDAVIGMTPASHLFAERTLAEAAE, via the coding sequence ATGACCTTACTGACCAAGGGCGACCGCCTGCCTGATGACTTCTTTAAAGGGTCAATTGCGCGCATCAAAGAACTGCAGCGCGACAATGGCGCAATCCCTTGGTTTGATGGCGGCGTTATCGATCCATGGAACCATACAGAAGCTGCCATGGGCCTCGCTGTGCTGGGCGAGATGCAAGCGGCTGAACGCGCATACGCCTACCTTATGGATACACAGCTGGACGATGGCTCCTGGTGGGGCGAACTCGGCTCCGCAGTCCCCATGGATGAGGAAGAACAGTGCTATACAGGTGGTGAAGAAGGTGCGGGAAAACCTGTCCGCGACACGAATTTCGCTGCCTATATTGCAACCGGCGCTTGGCATCATTTCCTGCTGACCGGCGACAAGACATTCCTCACCGACATCTGGCCCCATGTAAAAAAAGCCATGGAATTCATCCTCGATCACCAGACCGAGCATGGCGACATTCGCTGGGCGGCTGATGATCCTCACACGCCAGAAGATGACGCACTCATCACAGGCTGTTCGTCGATTTATAAAAGCCTCGAATGCGCGATCCATATCGCCCGCCAAATGAATGAGCCGAGCCGCGACTGGACAATTGCCCGTCAGCGTTTGGGCGAAGCACTGCGTGACAAGCCACACAGATTTGATCGCACCTGGGAGCCAAAGACCCGGTATTCCATGGACTGGTACTACCCCGTACTTGCTGGCGTCCTGACAGGCGACGCCGCCGTCAAACGTCTCGACTGGAAGTGGGATACATTTGTCGCGGAAGGCAAAGGCTGCCGATGCGTTATCGACGAACCATGGGTGACGGTCGCTGAATCCGCAGAGCTTGTCATGGCGTTGCTCGTATCAGGACAACGCAAAAAGGCTGAGCAGCTTCTGTCCTGGCAGCACCAATGGCGCTCAGACTGTGGCGCCTACTGGATGGGCTTTCAGTTTGAGGACAAGGTCGCCTGGCCGCAAGAACGTCCTGCCTGGACCGCTGCTGCTGTCATTCTCGCAACTGATGCTGTGATCGGCATGACGCCCGCCTCGCACCTATTTGCTGAGCGGACCCTCGCCGAGGCGGCGGAGTAA
- the rebM gene encoding demethylrebeccamycin-D-glucose O-methyltransferase — protein sequence MQTIDFNKLGLEDGEYVLDLGCGEGRHVHALYHSKVCNVVGIDLAFDDVKKTWQGFEHCPDLEPDSKRRCTLAVGNALSLPFADNSFDKVVCSEVMEHIPNYRQALEEVARVLKPGGTFAVSVPRYWPEWICWALSDDYHNEPGGHVRIFRTSRLKKDVEATGTTFKHRHWAHGLHSPYWWLRCAVGVKKTDSKIVNFYHRLLVWEITDNPLVTRILEAIAAPLMGKSVVLYFDKQGSSS from the coding sequence ATGCAGACAATAGACTTCAACAAGCTGGGGCTTGAGGACGGCGAGTATGTGCTTGACCTTGGCTGCGGCGAAGGACGGCATGTGCATGCTCTCTATCACAGCAAAGTCTGTAACGTGGTCGGCATCGACCTCGCGTTTGACGATGTAAAAAAGACCTGGCAGGGTTTTGAACATTGTCCGGACCTGGAACCTGACAGCAAGCGCCGCTGCACCCTCGCGGTTGGCAACGCGCTGAGCCTTCCTTTCGCAGATAATTCCTTCGACAAAGTCGTCTGTTCCGAAGTGATGGAACACATCCCGAACTATCGCCAAGCGTTGGAAGAAGTCGCCCGCGTTCTAAAACCCGGCGGAACCTTCGCTGTCTCCGTGCCGCGCTATTGGCCAGAATGGATCTGCTGGGCCTTATCTGACGATTATCATAATGAACCAGGCGGGCATGTACGCATCTTCCGCACAAGCCGCTTGAAGAAAGATGTGGAAGCAACCGGCACCACATTCAAACATCGCCATTGGGCGCACGGACTGCACTCCCCCTATTGGTGGTTGCGCTGCGCGGTCGGTGTGAAGAAAACAGATTCCAAAATTGTCAATTTCTACCATCGCCTGCTTGTATGGGAGATCACGGACAATCCGCTTGTGACCCGCATTCTCGAAGCAATCGCAGCGCCCTTAATGGGCAAAAGTGTCGTTCTCTATTTCGACAAGCAGGGCTCATCTTCATGA
- the dhmA2 gene encoding haloalkane dehalogenase 2, with protein MVDFANPRFVKTNGLNMAVYEEGEGLPVIFCHGFPELGYSWRHQVPAVAAAGFHAIAPDQRGYGKTGGPKGEDAVDQYDMEHLLGDLIGMMDEMSLEKAIFCGHDWGGFVVWQMALHHPDRVAGVIGVNTPFTARSPMDPIALMREAFGEDMYIVFFQKFGVAEALFQQDIEKTMRFWYRKSGITLAEYDAQPEENKKLALGEAFKTPESEWMGEPLLTPEEFDYYVSAFKQSGYEGGINWYRNFTRNWEKSEGIEEKINVPCLMISAADDIVLRPEMADGMENYIPDLEKHIIPDCGHWTQSEKPDELNALITDWLKRRFRG; from the coding sequence ATGGTCGATTTCGCCAACCCACGTTTTGTGAAAACCAATGGCCTCAACATGGCGGTCTATGAAGAAGGCGAAGGCCTGCCGGTTATCTTCTGTCATGGCTTTCCGGAACTCGGATATTCCTGGCGGCATCAGGTGCCAGCTGTCGCCGCAGCAGGTTTCCACGCCATCGCGCCCGATCAGCGTGGCTATGGCAAGACGGGTGGCCCAAAAGGCGAGGACGCTGTCGATCAATATGACATGGAGCATCTGCTGGGCGACCTCATCGGCATGATGGATGAGATGAGCCTGGAGAAAGCAATCTTCTGCGGCCACGACTGGGGCGGCTTTGTTGTCTGGCAGATGGCCTTGCACCACCCGGACCGGGTTGCAGGCGTCATTGGCGTCAACACACCCTTCACGGCCCGCTCGCCCATGGACCCCATCGCCCTGATGCGCGAAGCCTTTGGCGAAGACATGTATATCGTCTTCTTCCAGAAGTTCGGCGTCGCCGAAGCGCTCTTTCAGCAGGATATCGAGAAGACCATGCGATTCTGGTATCGCAAGAGCGGCATCACATTGGCCGAGTATGACGCGCAACCCGAAGAGAACAAAAAACTCGCTCTGGGTGAAGCCTTCAAAACACCCGAAAGCGAATGGATGGGAGAACCGCTGCTCACGCCAGAAGAGTTCGACTATTACGTAAGCGCCTTCAAACAGTCTGGCTATGAAGGTGGCATCAATTGGTATCGCAACTTCACCCGCAACTGGGAGAAGTCCGAAGGCATTGAAGAAAAGATCAACGTCCCCTGCCTGATGATCTCTGCCGCCGATGACATTGTGCTGCGCCCTGAAATGGCGGACGGAATGGAGAACTACATTCCCGATCTGGAAAAACACATCATTCCGGACTGCGGCCACTGGACCCAGTCAGAAAAGCCAGACGAGCTCAACGCCCTCATCACAGATTGGCTCAAACGACGTTTTAGGGGATGA
- the dgoA gene encoding 2-dehydro-3-deoxy-6-phosphogalactonate aldolase: MPIVAILRGLKPAHAVATAQALVDAGICILEVPLNVDGALHSIEAIRGSVSDDVLVGGGTLRTVEDLAALVNAGGELAVMPHLDASLVIGALDVGLIPVPGVFTPSEGFAALDAGAAGLKIFPAEALSPKVIAAWRSVMARDEALLLPTGGITMENAGKWWSAGADGFGVGAAVFDPCGDLDETRRRANAFVSVITHARA; encoded by the coding sequence ATGCCTATCGTGGCCATTCTACGGGGGCTAAAGCCTGCCCATGCTGTTGCCACAGCACAAGCTTTGGTCGACGCAGGTATTTGTATTCTTGAGGTGCCGCTCAATGTGGACGGGGCTCTCCACTCCATCGAAGCCATTCGAGGTTCTGTCAGTGATGATGTTCTGGTAGGTGGTGGCACGCTGCGGACGGTGGAAGACCTTGCGGCGCTGGTGAATGCTGGCGGCGAGCTTGCGGTCATGCCGCATCTGGACGCTTCTCTGGTGATTGGTGCATTGGATGTGGGGCTCATTCCAGTTCCTGGTGTCTTCACGCCATCGGAAGGGTTTGCTGCATTGGATGCAGGGGCTGCGGGCCTGAAAATATTTCCTGCCGAGGCACTTAGTCCCAAAGTGATTGCTGCCTGGCGCTCTGTCATGGCGCGAGACGAGGCGCTGCTTCTGCCGACGGGTGGGATCACTATGGAAAATGCTGGCAAGTGGTGGTCTGCCGGGGCGGATGGGTTTGGTGTTGGGGCTGCAGTGTTTGATCCCTGCGGGGATCTGGATGAAACACGCCGGCGTGCCAACGCATTTGTTTCAGTCATCACCCACGCACGAGCGTGA
- a CDS encoding putative aminoglycoside phosphotransferase, translated as MEEIAQKTAAYLAHKSPAGSDFEVTDLSRIHGGASRQTYRFRASWTEGGERKERALILRRDPESSLIETERDVEFNAYRAFHPTGLPVPEPLYLETDEKWLERPFFVMEQVENCQAASPFGPDPYGPLAEKIGEQFWRHLGTIASHDPAAIGFADTADYPAADTCWKVALDYWEGEIDGDSLCPQPIAKGAIRWLRRNPPPPPKRVSVVHGDYRTGNFLYNEAGELKTILDWEMCHLGDPLEDIAWAADPLWAFNDPRPGSMIDRDKALAIWSEHSGIEIDPVALRWWEVFSAVKGLAIWISAGKEYEAGNNVDPIMAFSSWYCTDVHNRQLVGWMPELIQAEGRS; from the coding sequence ATGGAAGAAATTGCACAAAAGACTGCCGCCTACCTCGCGCATAAAAGTCCTGCAGGGAGCGATTTTGAGGTCACCGACCTGTCTCGCATTCATGGCGGCGCGAGCCGTCAAACCTATCGCTTTCGCGCAAGCTGGACAGAGGGAGGCGAACGCAAAGAACGTGCCCTCATTTTGCGGCGTGACCCGGAATCTAGTCTGATCGAGACAGAGCGCGACGTTGAGTTTAACGCTTACCGTGCTTTCCACCCAACCGGACTGCCTGTACCAGAACCTCTCTATTTGGAGACGGATGAGAAATGGCTTGAGCGACCGTTCTTCGTGATGGAGCAGGTCGAAAACTGTCAGGCCGCATCCCCCTTTGGACCAGATCCATACGGGCCGCTGGCTGAGAAGATCGGAGAGCAGTTCTGGCGGCATCTGGGAACGATTGCCTCTCATGATCCCGCGGCGATTGGGTTTGCCGATACCGCAGACTATCCCGCAGCGGATACGTGTTGGAAAGTGGCGCTCGATTATTGGGAAGGGGAGATTGATGGAGACTCACTCTGTCCTCAGCCGATTGCGAAAGGGGCCATTCGCTGGCTCCGACGGAACCCACCACCGCCGCCGAAAAGAGTCTCTGTGGTGCATGGGGACTATCGTACCGGCAACTTTCTCTACAATGAGGCAGGCGAACTCAAAACGATCCTTGATTGGGAAATGTGCCATTTGGGTGATCCGCTTGAGGATATCGCCTGGGCAGCTGATCCGCTTTGGGCCTTCAATGATCCGCGTCCTGGCAGCATGATTGACCGCGACAAGGCGCTGGCCATCTGGTCGGAACATTCCGGTATTGAGATTGATCCTGTGGCACTTCGCTGGTGGGAGGTCTTCTCAGCTGTGAAAGGGCTCGCAATCTGGATTTCCGCGGGCAAGGAATATGAAGCCGGGAACAATGTGGACCCAATCATGGCATTCTCCAGTTGGTACTGCACCGACGTTCACAATCGTCAGCTGGTTGGTTGGATGCCTGAGCTCATCCAAGCGGAGGGGCGGTCATGA
- a CDS encoding SnoaL-like domain protein produces MREIETLLFANETFYRAVADQDMDALEGVWSVAVPVSCLHPGWSPLHGRDEVMESWQRIIRGPAPPAIECHAPTAHLIGTTGLVTCYEKIGAEWLIASNLFVREGQDWAMVHHQSGPVSQPPEGDEITPTPQAN; encoded by the coding sequence ATGCGCGAGATCGAAACCCTTCTCTTTGCCAACGAGACCTTCTATCGCGCGGTCGCAGATCAGGACATGGACGCGCTGGAGGGTGTGTGGTCGGTTGCCGTGCCAGTCTCCTGCCTCCACCCGGGATGGTCCCCGCTTCACGGGCGCGATGAGGTGATGGAAAGCTGGCAGCGGATCATCCGTGGCCCAGCGCCACCTGCAATCGAGTGCCACGCCCCCACTGCACATCTCATTGGGACGACGGGCCTTGTTACCTGCTACGAGAAGATCGGCGCTGAATGGCTCATCGCCAGCAATTTATTTGTGCGCGAGGGCCAGGACTGGGCCATGGTCCACCACCAGTCGGGTCCCGTAAGCCAACCACCAGAAGGGGACGAGATCACCCCAACCCCTCAGGCAAACTGA